In Kordia antarctica, the following proteins share a genomic window:
- a CDS encoding acetyltransferase, with product MYLYGASGHAKVIIDSILSSTSHTIEAVYDDYSEEESLFTIPIRKNITEIPLEGTFVISIGDNQIRKKISQKLQTQYETIIHGSATISKLATKIGEGTVVMANVTVNAATTIGKHCIVNTAAVVEHDCNIGDFVHISPNATLAGNVTIGEGTHIGSGAVVIPGVTIGKWCVIGAGSTVIEDIPDYTVAVGCPAVAIKKHKLYS from the coding sequence ATGTATTTATACGGAGCCAGCGGACATGCAAAAGTGATTATTGACAGTATTTTGTCATCAACTTCTCATACCATAGAAGCTGTATATGATGATTATTCAGAGGAAGAAAGTTTGTTTACTATTCCTATTCGTAAAAATATAACTGAAATACCGTTAGAAGGTACATTTGTTATCAGTATTGGTGACAATCAAATTCGTAAAAAAATTTCCCAAAAACTTCAAACTCAGTACGAAACCATCATTCACGGATCTGCAACAATCTCTAAACTAGCTACTAAAATTGGCGAAGGAACTGTTGTCATGGCAAACGTAACGGTAAATGCAGCAACAACTATTGGAAAACATTGCATTGTTAATACCGCAGCCGTTGTAGAACACGATTGTAACATTGGTGACTTTGTACACATTTCGCCAAATGCAACACTTGCAGGAAACGTTACCATTGGCGAAGGAACACATATAGGTTCTGGCGCAGTCGTAATTCCAGGTGTAACTATCGGAAAATGGTGCGTCATTGGAGCTGGTTCAACAGTTATTGAAGACATTCCAGACTACACAGTTGCAGTTGGTTGTCCTGCAGTAGCAATAAAAAAGCATAAATTATATTCATAA
- a CDS encoding polysaccharide biosynthesis protein, translating to MKIPNSRKIKEALKQVLKSSKKRIDFKNIGYLPRWLILCFDMFICCVAIIITSVIVDNINISNINTPTSQSLFGFSPSSGLVLITNLLFFIFFRTYAGLIRHSTFIDAIKFFLASLSTLITLLIVDSSHFMFRGSNLFLIPELFIYFVMSFTFLLLFRVLVKQVFEAYFDYAAKEDQIKVMIYGIDSNAIAISNALKVERPMRYKLIGFIDKKGKNQSKEILGLPIIHLKRKLSVILRAHGANAIILADKSITQEERIKIVDECLEHNFKVFRAPIVSDMEDNDNVNLAQQIQNVQIEDLLEREPIVLNNKLIAKELYNRRILVTGGAGSIGSEIARQVSNYKPQKLIIVDQAETPLYQIQMEIRSKFPDLDFEAIIADVRDKDKLDNIFELHKPQVVYHAAAYKHVPLMEDNPSQAIFVNVMGTKNVADCSLKHKVEKFVLVSTDKAVNPSNVMGASKRIAEIYVQTLQETFKKDTRYTTNYVTTRFGNVLGSNGSVVPLFKKQIAEGGPLTITHPDIIRYFMTIPEACQLVLEAGAMGHGGEIYIFDMGEAVKIIDLAKKIIKLAGFIPNKDIHIKIIGLRPGEKLYEELLNDKSTTLPTYNEKIMIARGEMYDYEEINSNIGELIDSAALFDKVEVVKRMKAIVPEYKSMNSSYEKLDKKEKDTPINTLKKAKVKVTK from the coding sequence ATGAAGATACCGAATTCAAGAAAAATAAAAGAAGCACTAAAGCAAGTCCTAAAATCAAGCAAAAAGCGCATTGATTTCAAAAACATTGGATACTTGCCGAGATGGCTTATCCTATGTTTCGATATGTTTATTTGTTGTGTGGCAATCATAATAACAAGTGTTATTGTTGATAACATCAACATTAGCAATATTAATACACCAACCTCACAATCACTCTTTGGGTTTTCACCGAGCTCAGGATTGGTGCTAATTACCAACTTACTATTCTTTATATTTTTTAGAACATACGCAGGATTAATTCGTCACTCAACGTTCATTGACGCCATCAAATTTTTCTTAGCTTCACTATCAACCTTAATTACGTTATTAATTGTGGACTCTTCACACTTTATGTTTAGGGGAAGCAATCTATTCTTAATTCCCGAATTGTTTATATACTTCGTGATGTCGTTCACGTTTCTACTGCTCTTTAGAGTTTTAGTAAAACAAGTTTTTGAAGCGTATTTTGATTATGCTGCAAAAGAAGATCAAATCAAAGTAATGATTTACGGAATTGACTCTAACGCAATTGCAATCTCCAATGCGTTAAAAGTGGAACGTCCAATGCGATACAAACTAATCGGTTTCATTGACAAAAAAGGGAAAAATCAAAGTAAAGAAATCTTAGGATTACCAATCATTCACCTAAAAAGAAAACTCTCAGTTATCTTACGAGCGCATGGCGCAAATGCTATTATTTTAGCAGACAAATCCATCACGCAAGAAGAACGGATCAAAATTGTAGATGAATGTTTAGAGCATAACTTCAAAGTATTTAGAGCGCCAATTGTTTCCGATATGGAAGACAATGACAATGTAAACTTGGCGCAACAAATTCAAAACGTTCAAATTGAAGATTTACTAGAGCGCGAACCAATTGTTTTAAATAATAAGCTTATCGCGAAAGAACTCTACAACCGTAGAATCTTAGTTACAGGTGGCGCAGGTTCTATTGGAAGTGAAATTGCACGACAAGTTTCCAATTACAAACCGCAAAAACTAATCATTGTCGATCAGGCGGAAACACCATTGTATCAAATTCAAATGGAAATCAGGTCGAAATTTCCAGACTTAGACTTTGAAGCCATCATTGCAGATGTTCGTGACAAAGATAAATTGGATAACATTTTTGAACTCCACAAGCCACAAGTTGTCTATCATGCGGCAGCATACAAACATGTTCCATTAATGGAAGACAATCCGTCGCAAGCCATTTTTGTAAATGTAATGGGAACAAAAAATGTGGCAGATTGTTCTTTAAAACATAAAGTTGAAAAATTTGTATTAGTTTCTACGGACAAAGCGGTAAACCCAAGTAATGTAATGGGCGCATCCAAACGTATTGCAGAAATTTATGTGCAAACCTTGCAAGAAACCTTCAAGAAAGATACACGATATACAACAAACTATGTCACAACTCGTTTTGGAAACGTATTAGGTTCCAACGGTTCGGTTGTGCCATTATTCAAAAAGCAAATTGCAGAAGGCGGACCATTAACAATTACGCATCCAGATATCATTCGGTATTTCATGACCATTCCTGAAGCGTGTCAATTAGTATTAGAAGCTGGCGCGATGGGACATGGAGGAGAAATCTACATATTTGATATGGGAGAAGCCGTGAAAATTATTGACTTAGCCAAAAAAATTATCAAACTAGCAGGATTTATTCCAAATAAAGACATTCACATTAAAATCATCGGATTGCGCCCTGGAGAAAAGTTATACGAAGAATTGCTCAATGACAAATCGACGACGTTGCCAACGTACAATGAAAAAATAATGATTGCGCGTGGCGAAATGTATGATTATGAAGAAATCAATAGTAATATTGGTGAATTGATTGATTCTGCAGCACTTTTTGACAAAGTAGAAGTCGTAAAACGTATGAAAGCGATTGTTCCTGAATACAAGAGTATGAATTCTTCCTATGAAAAATTAGACAAAAAAGAAAAAGATACTCCTATCAATACACTCAAAAAAGCAAAAGTAAAAGTCACAAAATAA
- a CDS encoding sugar transferase: MLTVKQKITKRTFDILMAIIGISLFWWLILLLIIISSIDTKSIGILLQSRIGLHGKKFNIYKIRTMRSDSKIEGSYLAIHNEHRITKIGSALRKWKLDELPQLINVFLGSMSFVGPRPDVAGFADKLSEEDKIILSVKPGITGPASIYFQQEEKILAQKIAPEEYNRNIIWAKKIELNKEYVKSYSFAKDIKYIFQTLISFVV; encoded by the coding sequence GTGTTAACTGTTAAACAAAAAATCACAAAACGTACATTTGACATTCTAATGGCAATCATTGGTATCAGCTTATTTTGGTGGCTCATACTACTATTGATAATCATAAGTTCTATAGATACTAAAAGCATTGGAATACTGTTGCAAAGCCGAATAGGATTGCACGGAAAAAAATTTAACATATACAAAATAAGAACCATGAGAAGCGATTCAAAAATCGAAGGTTCTTATCTTGCCATTCACAATGAACATAGAATTACAAAAATAGGCAGCGCGTTACGCAAATGGAAACTAGACGAATTGCCACAACTAATCAATGTGTTCCTTGGTAGCATGAGTTTTGTAGGTCCACGACCAGATGTGGCAGGATTTGCAGACAAACTCTCAGAAGAAGACAAAATCATTCTCTCAGTAAAACCAGGAATTACAGGACCAGCTTCTATTTACTTTCAACAAGAAGAAAAAATATTAGCTCAAAAAATAGCTCCTGAAGAATACAATAGAAATATAATTTGGGCAAAAAAAATAGAACTTAACAAAGAATATGTAAAAAGTTATAGCTTTGCAAAAGATATCAAATACATATTTCAAACTCTAATATCATTTGTTGTTTGA
- a CDS encoding aldo/keto reductase: MEKLKKELELSRITLGTMRFSDKGLTETQVIQLLEESWEAGITSHHSSSEYSSYELYTKALQKSSIRNNVKHLVKISSPHFEDDTFSGKILEERVDAQLKTLQIDCIDVLQWLVRSKPINDADRLRTLQDKKEEIKEILTSLKQKGKIKSVFSFPYSVPFATEVIKFPEVDGIISYLNKEELDYVPFATNNPFIAIRPLFAGKLVKDVANIDETIAEQLAFVENHANVISTIVGINSTEQVKTYKKYLS; the protein is encoded by the coding sequence TCTCAGACAAAGGTTTAACTGAAACACAAGTTATACAACTCTTAGAAGAATCATGGGAAGCAGGAATTACTTCTCATCATTCTTCTTCTGAATATAGTTCCTACGAATTATATACCAAAGCGTTGCAAAAAAGTAGCATCCGAAACAACGTTAAGCATTTAGTAAAAATATCTTCTCCTCACTTTGAAGATGATACTTTTTCAGGGAAAATACTTGAAGAACGCGTTGATGCACAACTCAAAACATTACAAATTGATTGTATTGATGTATTGCAATGGTTAGTACGTTCAAAACCAATTAATGATGCAGACAGATTGCGTACATTACAAGACAAAAAAGAGGAAATTAAAGAAATATTAACGTCGCTCAAACAAAAAGGAAAAATCAAATCGGTATTCAGTTTTCCGTATTCAGTTCCATTTGCAACTGAAGTGATTAAATTTCCAGAAGTAGACGGAATTATTTCCTATCTTAATAAAGAAGAATTAGACTATGTGCCGTTTGCAACGAACAATCCATTCATAGCAATACGACCGTTATTTGCAGGGAAATTAGTAAAAGACGTTGCAAATATTGACGAAACCATCGCGGAACAACTTGCTTTCGTGGAAAATCATGCCAATGTAATTTCAACCATTGTCGGTATTAATTCCACAGAACAAGTAAAGACTTATAAAAAATACTTAAGCTAA
- a CDS encoding DegT/DnrJ/EryC1/StrS family aminotransferase, translating into MKSRIWLSSPHMGGNELSYIKEAFDTNWIAPLGPNVTGFEADLKQFLNTEKEVGALSSGTAAIHLGLILSGVVAGDEVICQSMTFSASANPILYQNAIPVFIDSEEETWNMCPVQLETAIKASIANGKKPKAIILVHLYGMPAKTDEIVAIANKYEIAIIEDAAEALGSTYKGKNCGTFGTYAALSFNGNKIITTSGGGAIVCNDEAAKNKAIFLATQARDEAVHYQHSEIGYNYRMSNIVAGIGRGQMEVLDKHISLRRDMNTFYKNIFKNVEGVTVFEEPTDDYFSNHWLSCITVDESKASFTREGLRLALWEENIESRPLWKPMHLQPIFEKYDYYGTNVCENLFNTGLCLPSGSNLTTQEKERITQVIAAFLA; encoded by the coding sequence ATGAAATCACGAATTTGGCTTTCATCTCCGCACATGGGCGGAAACGAATTATCATATATAAAAGAAGCGTTTGACACCAATTGGATTGCTCCACTTGGACCAAATGTAACAGGTTTTGAAGCAGACTTAAAACAGTTTTTAAACACCGAAAAAGAGGTTGGCGCGTTATCATCTGGAACGGCGGCAATTCACCTAGGGCTCATCTTATCAGGAGTTGTGGCTGGCGATGAGGTTATTTGTCAAAGTATGACTTTTTCCGCTTCCGCGAATCCGATTCTATATCAAAATGCAATTCCGGTATTTATTGATAGTGAAGAAGAAACCTGGAACATGTGTCCCGTACAGCTTGAAACAGCAATTAAAGCCAGCATCGCTAACGGAAAAAAACCAAAAGCAATCATTTTAGTACACTTATACGGAATGCCTGCAAAAACGGATGAAATAGTTGCTATTGCCAATAAATATGAAATTGCTATTATAGAAGATGCCGCAGAAGCATTAGGCTCAACCTACAAAGGAAAAAACTGTGGAACTTTTGGTACATATGCAGCATTATCATTTAACGGAAACAAAATCATCACAACATCTGGCGGTGGCGCAATTGTTTGTAATGACGAAGCAGCTAAAAACAAAGCCATCTTCTTAGCAACGCAAGCTAGAGACGAAGCAGTACATTACCAACATTCTGAAATAGGATACAATTACAGAATGAGTAACATAGTTGCAGGAATTGGTCGCGGACAAATGGAAGTCTTAGACAAGCACATTTCGCTTCGTAGAGACATGAATACATTCTACAAAAACATCTTCAAAAACGTGGAAGGTGTTACTGTTTTTGAAGAGCCAACCGACGACTATTTTTCCAATCATTGGTTAAGTTGTATCACGGTTGATGAAAGCAAAGCAAGTTTCACGCGAGAAGGATTACGCTTGGCATTATGGGAAGAAAACATTGAGTCCAGACCACTTTGGAAACCAATGCATTTACAGCCAATATTTGAAAAATATGACTATTATGGAACCAATGTTTGTGAAAACTTATTCAACACTGGACTTTGTTTGCCATCAGGATCAAATTTAACTACACAGGAAAAAGAACGTATTACACAAGTTATAGCCGCTTTTCTAGCATAG